The Kribbella shirazensis genomic interval ATGGAGGAGGCGGGCCTGGTGGTCCGCCGGCCGCATCCGACCGACAAGCGGCAGATCGTCGTCGAGCTGACCGACCGCGCCGACGAGCTGATCCTGGCCAACCGCCGGCGCCGCGACGAGTGGCTGCAGAAGAAGCTCAAGCAACTGACTCCCGAGGAGCGCGACATCCTGCGCAAGGCAGCCCCTGTTCTCGAACGTCTGGCGGCTCGATGAGCCCCACCTTCCGTGCTTTCAAGGTCCGCAACTTCCGTCTCTACGCCTCCGGCGCGATCGTCTCGAACGTCGGCACCTGGATGCAGCGGGTCGCCCAGGACTGGCTGGTCCTGGAGCTGACCCATTCGGGTACGGCGCTCGGCATCGTGACCGGTCTGCAGTTCCTGCCCGCCCTCCTGCTGGGGCCGTACGCCGGTCTGGTCGCCGACCGCTTCCCGAAGCGGACCGTGCTGACCGTCACCCAGATCGCGATGGCCACGGTCGCCCTGACCCTCGGTGGTCTGACGATCGCCGGCATCGTGCAGACGTGGCACGTGTATCTACTGGCTCTCCTGTTCGGTGTGGGCACCGCCTTCGACGCCCCGACCCGGCAGGCCTTCGTGGTCGAGATGGTCGGCCGTGACGAGCTGTCCAACGCCGTCGGGCTGAACTCGGCCTCCTTCAACGCCGCCCGGCTGATCGGTCCGGGGCTGGCCGGGCTGCTGATCAACTGGATCGGCACCGGTCCGGTGATCATGATCAACGGGTTCACCTACGCCGCGGTGATCGTGTCGCTGCGGCTGATGCGGGTCGGTGAGCTGCACACGCCGGCGCCCGCGGCCCGGGACAAGGGCATGATCCGCGACGGCATGCGGTACCTGTGGCGCCGGCCCGAGCTGATGATGGTGCTGGTCGCGGTGTTCTTCGCCGGCACCTTCGGGCTGAACTTCCAGATGACGTCGGCGCTGATGGCGACGAGTGCGTTCCACAAGGGCGCGGGGGAGTACGGCATCCTCGGCTCGATCCTCGCGATCGGCTCGCTGGCCGGCGCACTGCTCGCGGCCCGCCGGGTCCGGATCCGCGCGCGGCTGGTGATCGGCGCGGCGGTGGCGTTCGGTCTGCTCGAGATCGTCAGCGCGCTGATGCCGACGTACCTGACGTTCGCGCTGGTGCTGCCGCTGGTCGGCCTGACGTCGCTGACCATGCTGACCGCGGCGAACGCGACCATGCAGCTGAGCATCGAGCCGACCATGCGAGGCCGGGTGATGGCGCTCTACATGACGGTCCTGATGGGTGGTACACCGATCGGTTCACCGTTCATCGGCTGGATCGGCGAGGTGATGGGCGCCCGCTGGTCGCTGATCGTCGGCGGCGCGCTGACCGTGCTGGGCACCGCCGGATCGGTGCTGTACTTCTCCCGCCGTCGCGGCCTCGCGATCCGGCCGCGCCTGCTCCCGCGTCCGCACCTGGAGGTGCTGCCGCAGACCGAGCTGCTCGGCGAGAAGGCAGTCCTCGAGGGTGCCCCCGAGCTCCCGGACGCACCCCGGAAGGGCCCGCGGGTCGCCTAGCTGTTCCTCCACGCACGCAGAACCCGCCCGCAGGGCGCCGACACGCCGTCGTGATGCGGGTTCTGCCTGCGTGGAGGTCCGCCTACGGGCGGATCCGGGTCAGGAGCCGGGCTGCGAAGAACAGGGCGTCGATGTCGCCGCGGCGGTCGACGAGCATCGCGGCCGGGTCGTGCTTCGGCTTCGGGCGTTCCTCCGGCGACCGCGCCGTACTGATCCGGAGGAAGCCCTTGAGGCCGAGCCGGCGCTGGTTCGGCGTCCACTCGACGTCGGTGATCTCGCCCAGCGGCAGCGCCCACGGGTCGCCGAGGGCCTTCTTCCGCCGGCCCGCGGACCGCTTGTAGGCGAACCGCAGCTCGCCCTGCTCGACCGACAACGTCGCGTCCCGTCCCTCGAGGCGGTCGGGTGCCGCCGGCGGCGCGACCAGCCAACGGGTGGCCCGCGTCCGCGGTACGTCGCGACGGGCGAGGGTACGGCGGATCTCCCCGACGATCCGATCCGCGACGTCCCGATCGGAGAACGGGAAGCAGTACGGGTCGATCAGCGAGTCGAAGTACCCGCCGCTCACCGACTGCAGTGGGTCCGCACCGGCCCGGAGGAGCAACCGCAGCACCGGCCCGTCGACCTCGGCCGCCTTCAACGCCTCCACCGGCAGAATCCGCTCCCCGAGGCGGGTGCGCAGCGAGCTGGCCAGCTTGCCGAGGCCGTCCCGCGGCGCGTCGTACCGGATCCTGAGGGTGCCGATACCGTCCCAGACGACCGTGCCGTTCGTGCTCGTCAGCTCACCACCTGTCACCCGTCCATCCTTCCTGGTGACCGGGTTCACCGCCCATTCTTGCGCGTCAGCGCCACAATGGGGTGTGACTCATTACGACCTCGTCGTCATCGGGACCGGCTCCGGCAACACGATCGTCAACCGGCGGTTCGCCGACTGGAAGGTGGCGATCGTCGAGCGCGGCACGTTCGGCGGCACCTGCCTGAACGTCGGCTGCATCCC includes:
- a CDS encoding MFS transporter, with product MSPTFRAFKVRNFRLYASGAIVSNVGTWMQRVAQDWLVLELTHSGTALGIVTGLQFLPALLLGPYAGLVADRFPKRTVLTVTQIAMATVALTLGGLTIAGIVQTWHVYLLALLFGVGTAFDAPTRQAFVVEMVGRDELSNAVGLNSASFNAARLIGPGLAGLLINWIGTGPVIMINGFTYAAVIVSLRLMRVGELHTPAPAARDKGMIRDGMRYLWRRPELMMVLVAVFFAGTFGLNFQMTSALMATSAFHKGAGEYGILGSILAIGSLAGALLAARRVRIRARLVIGAAVAFGLLEIVSALMPTYLTFALVLPLVGLTSLTMLTAANATMQLSIEPTMRGRVMALYMTVLMGGTPIGSPFIGWIGEVMGARWSLIVGGALTVLGTAGSVLYFSRRRGLAIRPRLLPRPHLEVLPQTELLGEKAVLEGAPELPDAPRKGPRVA
- a CDS encoding DUF4429 domain-containing protein gives rise to the protein MTGGELTSTNGTVVWDGIGTLRIRYDAPRDGLGKLASSLRTRLGERILPVEALKAAEVDGPVLRLLLRAGADPLQSVSGGYFDSLIDPYCFPFSDRDVADRIVGEIRRTLARRDVPRTRATRWLVAPPAAPDRLEGRDATLSVEQGELRFAYKRSAGRRKKALGDPWALPLGEITDVEWTPNQRRLGLKGFLRISTARSPEERPKPKHDPAAMLVDRRGDIDALFFAARLLTRIRP